From Flammeovirga agarivorans:
AGGTTTAATTTGATAGATTTTCTTTTTACAAATTAGTTATTTTAATAAGCAATTTATTTGTTATCGTATGTGTTCAATACAAGCTTCTTCATAATCTATATTTCCAATATTAAATTGATTTTTTATATAATTCATGATGTCATTATAATCTAAATCTTTACCGATACTTACTGATATTAATGATTGTTTGTCACTGCCTTCCCATAAACAACCCAACTCCTCTAATTCATTACAGATTTTATCTTTTAATTCTAATTTAAAAAATATAATTCTTATTACACTATTACCAGATACTTCAATGAAGTCTTCAAAATATAAGGCATCTTCTTCACTGTCATATTCTACCGATACTAAATCTCCTAATGCAATATTAGAGGCATAAAAAGGGATATTATCTATTCTATAATAATTTCCTTCTTTATTTGCCCAAACATTTTCAATAATATAATTATTGTCTTCTCCTTCAACGACTAACTTTATTTTAACGGATTTCATGATTTTACTAAATTAATATTGGAAGTGGATAATAATATTGGGTAACGAAATTGCTAAACTGCGAGCGAGGACGCGTCGGCCGAGACTTGCTGTTTTAGCTGGTGTTAGCCACTGTTATGATTTTTGTATTTATATTTTACCGCTTTGGTTTTCGCTTTTTTGAATTAATCCATTTTCCTTTATTTGATATGTTGATCTTGATATATCTACTTCTACAGTTGATTCAATAATTTCATAATTTTGATCTAACTTCCAAGTTTTAATTGTATCTGTAATTACAATGGTATTGTTACTCGTTAATACTGCACTTTCTAAATTTTGACCTGTTTCCCAAAACCCAACATTCTTTAAAATAAATAGTGAATCAATTTTGATACCTTTTAAATTATAAGTTACCAAAACAGGTGTTGTACCAATATCTCCTACAGAATATTCTATTACCCCAACAGAGTTTTTTGTTTCATATAATATTCCACTTGGCTTATATGTCCATGAACATTTGTATTGATTAAATAATGTTGAATCATAACCAACAGAAGGTTCTATTTGTGTATGAGTATTATATGAAAGAGGTAATTTTAGCTTGTCGAGAGTTAATAAATATCTTGAAAAAGACTCCTCTTTATAAGAACATGACATTGAAAAAATTAATATAAATAATATTATAGAATGCTTCATCATGAAAATTGTGGCTAACGAATTTGCTAAACAGCGTACGAGGACGCGTCGGCCGAGATTTGCTGTTTTAGCTCTTGTTGTGCTTTCGTGGATTTTATTGATATAATGTACCGAATTTAAATTTTGTTAGATAACCATTTGTAAAACTATATTCAGAATAGTACAAAGGTATATCATGATTTTTTAGAAATTCATTATTTATTGAATCGTCTAAAATATAAGTGAATTTAGTTTTCGATTCATCTATATTTAATATTTCAGGCTCTCCTTTAATTGCTTTTATTTGACCTATTGTCATTTTTAATTTGATTCCATTCTCTGTAATAAATTCATTATTATTTGTCTTTAAAGTTACTTCATTAATAATTGAATTATCGTCAGAAATTTCAAACTCTGAAAATTGATTTTTTGCTTGACCTTGATATCTATATAATTTTAATATTTGCCCTCCATCTATATTTGAAAATGTAAAAACAGAATCTTTAATGTTACCATCTATATTAGGATTAATCTTGTGCCTATCTAAGGTATTTTTAAATGAATTAATTGAAAAAAGTGATATACCAGAAATTGTTGTATCTGGTATAAAAACAATTCCTTTGGGTAAATAAGAATCAATTTCATACTTCTCTGGGTGGGGTACTAACTCTAAACTATTAAAACTAAAATAGATGATGACACTTACAAAAAGTATTAGTATAACAAAAAATGATAGAATGTATTTTAGCATATAATTTTGAAGTTTTCTAGTTCACCATGAAGCACAACGTAATGGCTAAACTGCGAGCGAGGACGCGTCGGCCGAGACTTGCTGTTTTAGCTGTTGTTGTGCAACGTTAAATAAATGATTACTAATAATATTTTAAATGTAACAGTTAATTAAATACCTTTTATTATAATGTTATTACCCCTCTCCATTTACAAAAAAATCTTTTATTTCTTTTTTGTCTACATTGATTATTATTTGCCAATAACAATTTCCTCCATCATCAACTTCAACATATTCATTTTCCCAGTCCCTTTTACTAAATTCCGTAATTCTTTTTTTTCTATTATGTGAATATTCTAATTTCTCACAGAATGCATTTATCTCAATGAATTTTTCTCCTTTTTCATTGATATATGGAATATACTGTCTATAATACTTCTCTAAATTTCTTATATATGCTTTGTCTAAAATTTCTTGGACTAAATTCAAATCTTGCGTCTTTGGATTCCAACTTTTAAAACCATATTTTTTTTCTATCAAATTGTTATATTCTGTGTTTTTAAGAATTGTAATCTTTGATTCAACTGTTTCTGTTTGTTTTTTCTTAGTTGTGAAATCTGTTTTCTCAATTTTTGATTTTTCTAATTCAATTTTTTTTTGCTTTACTAAGGAATCTATTGTCTTAATTCTTGATTCAGCTGTTTCTATTGATTTTGTCTTAGAAAATGAATTTGTTTTCTCATTTGTATTTTGACAAGCCAATAAACTAAGTAAAAACAAAACTAATATTTTTACTGTATGTTTCATATCTGAAATGTTGCACAACGAAATTGCTAAACTGCGAGCGAGGTCGCGTCGACCGAGACTTGCTGTTTTAGCTGGTGTTATGGTTATTATTTTATTTGAAACTTGTACTTCATCAAACGTTTTGAAGGTTCTTTTCTATTGTCGTAAACTATTAAGGTTCCACTCATCCTATTTTCAGTACTTTTATTCACAATAAACACAGGAACAGGATTCTGATAAACATTTTTTAAGTAGTAAATCTCTAACCCACTATAGGTAACTCTATTTGATTCATATTCCCACTTTCCAAGTGCTTGACTTGTCCCAAAATCCAACCCTAATTCTGTATTATTTATACGTGTTTTCTCATCGTTAACTTTTAGAGTTCCTTCGATCAAAGCTTCTCTTTTCATTAGTGAGTGCTTTGATGGTAGCTTAACCAAGTAAATTATTATAGATGTACTATCATCAACCTTTTGAACCAAGGTAATAAATTCATCAGAATCTTGAAGATGATAGTTACCTTCAAAATTATCTATAAGTGATATCT
This genomic window contains:
- a CDS encoding DUF4265 domain-containing protein, which produces MKSVKIKLVVEGEDNNYIIENVWANKEGNYYRIDNIPFYASNIALGDLVSVEYDSEEDALYFEDFIEVSGNSVIRIIFFKLELKDKICNELEELGCLWEGSDKQSLISVSIGKDLDYNDIMNYIKNQFNIGNIDYEEACIEHIR